A region from the Oscillospiraceae bacterium genome encodes:
- the proC gene encoding pyrroline-5-carboxylate reductase — translation MENSKLGFIGAGHMASAIVRILLDKNLMPPENILMFDPDEARLAVHTARGVRAAASNRALVEESLLTILAVKPQVMEAVLTEVAPVSDGKNFLSIAAGLSTHYLRARLDPSAHVVRVMPNTPLSLGFGATVIARSEGLPKELLHTAQDLFSAAGFVTVLDEDKLNEIIGVSSTSPAFFFRMADVMQRAAEAQGIDPDTALTLIARTMEGSARMLLTGRAPETLVAEVASPGGTTQAALAVLDEADFDGALHRAMLRCTERAYELSQ, via the coding sequence GTGGAGAACAGTAAGCTGGGTTTTATCGGCGCGGGGCACATGGCTTCGGCCATCGTGCGGATCCTTCTTGACAAAAATCTGATGCCCCCGGAGAATATCCTGATGTTCGATCCAGACGAGGCCCGGCTGGCCGTGCACACCGCGCGCGGCGTGCGTGCGGCCGCGTCCAACCGGGCGCTGGTGGAGGAAAGTCTGCTCACCATTCTCGCGGTCAAACCGCAGGTGATGGAAGCAGTGCTCACAGAGGTGGCGCCGGTCTCTGATGGAAAAAATTTCCTATCTATCGCGGCGGGCCTTTCCACGCATTATCTCCGCGCGCGCTTGGATCCGTCGGCCCACGTGGTGCGCGTGATGCCAAACACGCCGCTGTCCCTTGGGTTCGGCGCCACCGTGATCGCCCGGAGCGAGGGACTCCCAAAGGAGCTGCTGCACACGGCGCAGGATCTGTTCTCCGCCGCAGGCTTCGTGACGGTACTCGACGAGGACAAGCTCAATGAGATCATCGGCGTCTCCAGCACCAGCCCCGCGTTCTTTTTCCGCATGGCCGACGTCATGCAGAGGGCCGCGGAGGCACAGGGGATCGACCCGGATACGGCGCTGACGCTGATAGCCCGGACGATGGAGGGTTCGGCTCGAATGCTGTTGACAGGCCGCGCGCCGGAGACGCTGGTCGCCGAGGTGGCGTCGCCCGGCGGCACCACCCAAGCGGCGCTCGCCGTGCTGGATGAGGCTGATTTCGACGGCGCGCTGCACCGGGCGATGCTGCGCTGCACCGAGCGCGCATACGAACTGAGCCAATGA
- the scfB gene encoding thioether cross-link-forming SCIFF peptide maturase, whose protein sequence is MIHTFSGWGHHVVLDVESGAVHLADELSWALLPHIRLPMPPACPSEAAQAACAAPAETDAAWREWYELYSQGLLFAPASELTPPTGLLKALCLHVSHDCDLRCGYCFAQTGDYGGARVTMDFDTARAAIDMLVRHSGARRNLEIDFFGGEPLLALDTVRRTVDYARAHESEWGKRFRFTLTTNGLALDDKSIDFLNREMDNVVLSLDGRPGVHDALRKTAAGEGSYEKVLPGIQALTARRTRDYYVRGTFTARNPDFAADALYLASLGFKHLSMEPVVLPEGHPLALRTEHLPAVFAAYDRLAAALRGREDVSFFHFQVDLTQGPCVYKRLRGCGAGFEYAAVTPEGDLYPCHQFVGREAYRMGSVREGRLDPAIAARFAALTVTSKPSCRDCWAKYFCSGGCAASALNTTGALDGCYALGCEMQKKRLECAILMAVDR, encoded by the coding sequence ATGATCCATACTTTCTCCGGGTGGGGGCATCACGTGGTGCTCGATGTGGAGAGCGGGGCGGTCCATTTGGCGGATGAGCTCTCGTGGGCCTTGCTGCCGCATATCCGGTTGCCTATGCCTCCGGCGTGCCCATCGGAGGCAGCGCAGGCCGCTTGTGCCGCGCCGGCGGAGACGGACGCGGCTTGGCGTGAATGGTACGAGCTGTACAGCCAGGGGCTGTTGTTTGCGCCGGCCTCTGAGCTGACGCCGCCCACGGGGCTTTTGAAGGCGCTGTGTCTGCACGTGTCCCACGACTGCGACCTGCGCTGCGGTTACTGCTTCGCGCAGACCGGAGACTACGGCGGCGCGCGCGTTACGATGGACTTCGACACGGCGCGGGCCGCCATCGATATGCTCGTGCGGCATTCGGGCGCGCGCCGGAATCTGGAGATCGATTTTTTCGGCGGAGAACCGCTGCTGGCCCTCGATACGGTGCGCCGCACAGTGGATTATGCCCGTGCGCACGAGTCCGAGTGGGGCAAGCGCTTTCGCTTTACATTGACGACAAACGGGTTGGCGCTCGACGACAAGTCCATCGACTTTTTAAACCGGGAGATGGACAATGTGGTGTTGTCCCTCGACGGACGTCCCGGCGTCCACGACGCGCTACGCAAAACGGCGGCGGGGGAGGGCAGCTACGAGAAAGTCCTGCCGGGGATCCAGGCGCTGACAGCGCGGCGGACCCGGGATTATTATGTACGCGGCACCTTCACGGCGCGCAACCCGGACTTCGCCGCCGACGCGCTGTATCTGGCCTCGCTGGGGTTCAAGCACCTCTCGATGGAGCCGGTTGTGCTGCCGGAAGGGCACCCGTTGGCGCTCCGTACGGAGCATCTGCCCGCCGTCTTTGCGGCCTATGACCGGTTGGCTGCCGCACTCAGAGGGAGAGAGGACGTCTCGTTCTTCCACTTCCAAGTCGATCTCACACAGGGGCCGTGTGTGTACAAGCGGCTGCGCGGCTGCGGCGCCGGTTTCGAGTACGCCGCCGTCACGCCGGAGGGAGATCTCTATCCCTGCCACCAGTTCGTCGGCCGTGAGGCCTACCGGATGGGTTCCGTCCGCGAGGGCCGTCTTGACCCGGCCATTGCCGCGCGGTTTGCTGCTCTTACGGTGACGAGCAAACCGTCTTGCCGCGATTGCTGGGCCAAATATTTTTGCAGCGGCGGCTGCGCGGCTTCCGCCCTGAATACCACCGGCGCCCTCGACGGGTGCTATGCCCTCGGCTGTGAGATGCAAAAAAAGCGCCTTGAGTGCGCTATCTTGATGGCCGTCGACCGCTGA
- the scfA gene encoding six-cysteine ranthipeptide SCIFF — MKHIRTISGATLKQSASGGGCGECQTSCQSACKTSCTVANQRCEQKKKD, encoded by the coding sequence ATGAAACACATCCGGACTATCAGCGGAGCCACACTGAAGCAGAGCGCCTCCGGCGGCGGCTGCGGCGAGTGCCAAACCTCGTGCCAGTCGGCTTGCAAGACGTCTTGCACCGTAGCCAACCAACGTTGCGAGCAAAAAAAGAAGGACTGA
- a CDS encoding YrzE family protein, whose product MPDPRARERQLAHARTPRDGAASKGEHVAKRLFVRLGVSLAVSLALVCAGALLISGEVLPPSALGVWPVGAGGLGALVFGCSGVRLTGGRPPVAGLLLGALFFIALYLFGAVLLWRLHPGSGAGALLLATLAGGSGGGLLAAPKQRRRR is encoded by the coding sequence ATGCCGGACCCAAGGGCACGCGAGCGTCAGTTGGCGCACGCACGCACGCCGCGTGATGGCGCAGCATCCAAAGGGGAGCATGTGGCCAAGAGGCTGTTTGTTCGTCTGGGCGTCAGTCTGGCCGTATCGTTGGCGCTCGTTTGCGCAGGGGCGCTGCTGATCTCCGGCGAGGTGCTGCCGCCCTCCGCGCTCGGTGTGTGGCCGGTGGGCGCCGGAGGTCTGGGCGCCTTGGTGTTCGGGTGTTCCGGGGTTCGCCTGACTGGCGGCCGCCCGCCGGTCGCCGGGTTGTTGCTCGGCGCGCTGTTTTTTATCGCGCTCTACCTGTTCGGCGCGGTGTTGTTGTGGCGTCTGCACCCCGGTTCAGGGGCGGGCGCGCTGTTGTTGGCTACATTGGCCGGCGGCAGCGGCGGCGGTCTGTTGGCCGCACCCAAACAGCGGCGCCGCCGCTGA
- the yajC gene encoding preprotein translocase subunit YajC: MLLSWIHSGALWAAATDGAAAADAGVGGNNLLGMLMLPLLAVVFYFLIIRPESKRKKAAAKLRNELIVGDEITTIGGLVGRIVAIKDDAVTLETGADKVKIKIMRWAISSKGAQPAE; encoded by the coding sequence ATGCTTTTGTCTTGGATCCACAGCGGAGCGCTGTGGGCTGCGGCGACGGACGGCGCCGCAGCAGCGGACGCGGGGGTGGGGGGCAACAATCTGCTTGGGATGCTCATGTTGCCGTTGCTCGCAGTTGTCTTCTACTTTTTGATCATCCGGCCCGAGAGCAAGCGGAAAAAGGCGGCGGCCAAGCTGCGCAACGAACTTATCGTGGGCGACGAGATCACCACGATCGGCGGTCTTGTGGGGCGTATCGTCGCCATCAAGGACGACGCCGTTACCCTGGAGACCGGCGCGGACAAGGTCAAGATCAAAATCATGCGCTGGGCCATCTCCTCGAAGGGCGCACAGCCCGCCGAGTGA
- a CDS encoding GGDEF domain-containing protein → MLFQLLVPVEMLIANLLLIDRCSTRRYGKTVTYIVLVCSTIILFAGAIWLLGLFIEIGQGNGLFIFFGCLLFYPVLKLYELTPQKLVSIGCSAWVYTFLMFSLSVHTARLLPQEDTARNVFLLQTLLYLLTYVPFYRFVKRTFLLIVRNIPPKHGASLMWINLCWFAAIFALNNAMLYGDFISMRVVALLLLAVGIFLNYENIHQIVASAAQIRSLETLVYYDGLTQLRSRGVLTSDLNSLVTREIPFHLIYFDLNRFKTINDTYGHVVGDNYLYFFAQEVKKLLGEKGGFYRVGGDEFVCLFTDPDLEAFLKSVSSLPSRLPQSKVPFLGVSYGVSHFPRDARDTDGLMDIADKHMYEMKHPKPAAAGTSAEPPESADTQNRNAGGGYTSTGQQHGSPRFQAGAGVDAGEWLKRERPAVGELPRFSPSPDGAPLPRRQSPVDKTKPPGRGRPRASKRRVP, encoded by the coding sequence ATGCTTTTTCAGCTCCTTGTGCCTGTGGAGATGTTGATTGCCAATCTGCTGCTCATCGACCGCTGCTCCACGAGGCGGTATGGAAAGACAGTGACGTACATCGTCCTGGTCTGTTCCACCATCATCCTGTTTGCCGGCGCCATCTGGCTGCTGGGTCTGTTTATCGAGATCGGCCAGGGCAACGGTCTGTTTATCTTCTTTGGCTGTCTGCTGTTTTACCCTGTCTTGAAGCTCTATGAGCTCACGCCGCAAAAACTGGTGAGTATCGGCTGCTCCGCCTGGGTGTACACATTTTTGATGTTTTCCCTGTCCGTGCACACCGCGCGACTCCTCCCGCAGGAAGATACGGCGCGCAACGTGTTCTTACTTCAGACGCTCTTGTACCTGCTGACGTATGTTCCGTTTTACCGCTTTGTCAAACGCACTTTCCTGCTCATTGTCAGGAACATTCCGCCCAAGCACGGCGCTTCTCTGATGTGGATCAATCTGTGCTGGTTTGCCGCCATCTTCGCCCTCAACAACGCAATGCTTTACGGCGACTTCATCTCCATGCGGGTGGTGGCCCTGCTCCTGCTGGCGGTGGGCATCTTCCTCAACTACGAAAACATCCACCAGATTGTTGCGAGCGCGGCACAGATCCGCTCTTTAGAGACTTTGGTCTATTATGACGGTTTGACGCAGCTTCGAAGCCGGGGCGTCCTGACGTCCGACTTAAACAGCCTTGTGACGCGGGAGATCCCATTTCATTTGATTTACTTTGATTTGAACCGGTTCAAGACGATCAATGACACCTACGGACACGTCGTGGGAGACAATTACCTGTATTTCTTTGCGCAGGAGGTCAAAAAACTGCTGGGCGAGAAGGGTGGATTCTATCGCGTGGGCGGGGACGAATTCGTCTGTCTGTTCACGGATCCGGATTTAGAGGCGTTTCTAAAAAGCGTCTCCTCTCTGCCGTCCCGGCTGCCGCAGAGCAAAGTGCCGTTTTTGGGGGTCAGCTACGGTGTTTCACATTTCCCCCGCGACGCGCGCGACACCGACGGCTTGATGGACATCGCGGACAAGCATATGTATGAAATGAAACACCCAAAACCGGCAGCAGCAGGCACTTCGGCAGAGCCTCCGGAGAGCGCCGACACACAGAATAGAAACGCCGGCGGCGGGTATACTAGCACTGGGCAGCAGCACGGAAGTCCGCGTTTTCAGGCCGGTGCCGGTGTTGATGCCGGTGAATGGCTAAAACGTGAAAGGCCCGCGGTGGGAGAACTACCCAGGTTTTCCCCGAGCCCGGATGGCGCGCCGCTACCCCGGCGGCAGAGTCCCGTTGACAAGACAAAACCTCCGGGGCGCGGACGCCCGCGCGCGTCGAAGCGGCGCGTACCGTGA